The genomic region TCGCTCAGGTTGTGCATGACCTGAATCAGGCCCATGACCGCGCCAAGAATGCCTAGCGTTGGCGAGTAACCGCCCATCGCTTCAAACACTTTCGCCGCCTGTAATTGCCGGGTTTCGTGCAATTCCATTTCGGTGGTCATGGCGTTGCGAATGCTGTGCGGCTCGCCGCCATCGACGAGCAAGCCCATGCCCTTACGGGTAAACGGGTCTTCATCGCGTTCAACGATTTGCTCCAAGCCAAGCAAGCCTTCTTTGCGCGCCGTTGCCGCCCAGTTCACCAGGCGTTGCAGGCCTTCATCAAACGGAAATTTCGGTGGCAAGAATATCCAACGCAATTGCGCCAGTGACTGAACGAAAATACGCCATGGCGTTTGCACCAGCGTGGCAGCCAGGGTGCCACCCACGACGATCAGAAAGGCCGGGCCATTGAGCAGCGTGACCAAATCGCCGCCCTCCCAAAGTTGCCCACCGAGAATCGCGAAAATGCCAAGCAGCAATCCGAGCAAAGCCAATAGGTCCATTGCCTCAGACCTCAGTGGCCATGCGCGGACCAATTTCCGGCAACGAAATACTTTGATGACTGATACCGGCGGCCGTTACCGCTTGTGGCATGCCATACACCACACAGCTTGCTTCATCCTGCGCCCAAATGGTTGCGCCTTTGTTGCGTAACATGCGTGAACCTTCGCGTCCGTCTGCGCCCATACCTGTCATGACTACAGCAAGAACTGCGCCACCTACTGCTTGTGCGGCGGAACCAAACAACACATCAACACAAGGCGCATATTGCAGACGGGCATCGGTATCACGCACACGCAAGCGCACCGTGTCGCCACTGCGCTCCAAGGTCATTTGTTTGCCGCCAGGCGCAAGGTAAGCATGGCCACGCTGCAATACATCGCCATCGCGCGCTTCGCTGACACGGATTTGGCAAATGCTGTCAAGCCGTTGCGCAAAAGCCGGTGTGAACGTGCCCGGCATATGTTGGGCAATAACGATCGGCACTGGAAAACTTGATGGCAAAGCACCGAGCACATTTTGTAGCGCGACAGGGCCGCCAGTTGAAGATCCAATGGCGACCAGTTTGACGGTGCCTTTGCGCAAGGCAACGCGCGCTGGTTCGACGGGTTTTGCCGGTGCAGGTGCTGAAGGTCGCAGCGTTGTCGTGGGTGATGTGGGAGTGGCCGGTTTAACGCTGGGAGCTGGCCTTGCCACACCACCAGCATATTTGCGTTGAAACTCACGACCAATCGTGCGCACTTTTTCGCGCAGCAAGGTCGCCGTCATCGAGCTGCTGTTTTGCACGTCCTCATAGGATTTCAGCAGAAAATCGACGGCGCCGGCATTCAGCGCATCCAGTGTCATGCGCGCGCCTTCGTAGGTCAGCGACGACAACATCAGGATAGCGACTTTCTGATTGGCGGTAATGTTACGTGTGGCGGTAATGCCGTCCATTACCGGCATTTCCACGTCCATCGTGATCAGATCCGGTTTTAGATCGGCGGCTTTTCTGATCGCGTCCTGGCCATTGTTGGCCACACCGACAACGCGAATTTCCGGATCGGCATTCAGAATGTCAACGACGCGCTGACAGAAAAAGTTCGAGTCGTCGACAACGAGTACGCGGACCGGCAGCGCCATTGTTGTTTAATTCCCGATCCGCCGTGCGTAGTGTTTCAGCAACGCCGGTATATCCATGATCAGCGCAATACCGCCATCCGAGGTAATGGTAGCGCCAGCCATGCCAGGAGTACCTTGCAGCGATTTGCCAAGCGGTTTGATCACCACCTCCTGCTGACCAATCAGGCCATCAACAACAAAACCGACTCGCTGCGAACCTACCTGCACAATCACGACAAAACCTTCTTTGCGCCGAATGCCACGCTGAGCACCACGCACCAGCCACTCTTCCAGATAAAAAAGCGGCAAGGCTTTTTGCCGAACGATGACCGTCAACTGACCATCGACGACATTGGTTTTGGTTAAATCGAGGTGGAAAATTTCGCTGACGCTGGCCAGCGGCAAGGCAAATACCTGATTGCCGAGGCGCACCATCAAGGTGGGTAGAATGGCCAGCGTCAAAGGCAGTTTGATTTGAATGATACTGCCCTGCCCCAACTCTGAGTGAACCATGATCGAGCCGTTCAATTGCGCGATCCGGGTCTTCACCACATCCATACCAACGCCGCGACCAGAAATATCCGAGACTTCTGCTTTGGTGGAAAAGCCAGGCATGAAAATCAGGTTGAATGCTTCGGTGTCGGACAAACGATCGGCGTGATCCGGATCGAGCAAGCCTTTCTCCACCGCTTTGCGTTTCAGCACCGATGGATCCATGCCTTTGCCGTCATCTCGAATCGACAACAGAATATGATCGCCTTCCTGTGCGGCCGACAAAACAATTTTGCCGAGACGTGGTTTACCGTTGGCTACACGTTCGTCCGGCATTTCAATACCGTGGTCGACCGAGTTACGGACCAAGTGCACCAACGGATCGGCCAGCGCTTCGACCATGTTCTTGTCGAGATCGGTTTCTTCGCCAACCAATTCCAGATCGATTTCTTTTTTCAGGCTGCGCGCCAGGTCGCGCACAACACGCGGGAAACGACCGAACACCTTTTTGATCGGTTGCATCCGTGTCTGCATGACCGAGCCCTGCAAATCGGAAGTCACCAAATCGAGATTGCTGACGGCTTTCGCCAGCTCTTCATTACCCAAAGAGTTCGCGATGGTCAGCAAACGATTACGCGCCAGCACCAACTCACCGACCAGATTCATGATGTCGTCGAGTCGTTTGGTGTCGACCCGAACCGTGGTATCGGCTTGGGCAACGGTCGCTGCCGTCATCGCGGCATTGGCTGCTGCTGCCGATTGTGCTGGCGCTGCGGTCGATGCCACAGGCGCCACAGGTTTCGGGGCTGCAGCGGCGGTTGGCGCCTTGCCTGCACCATGAATTTGATCGAGCAGCGCTTCGAATTCGTTATCGGAAATCAATTCGGATGCTGGCGTAGGCGCCGCCGCTTTCTCCGCTGGCTTTTCCACTTTCTTGTCGGCTTTTTTCGCTGCCGGTTTTTCCGCTTTGGCTACGCCGGCTTTTTCGCCCGGCGCTTTACCGGAGCCGTGCAACTCATCAAGCAGCTTTTCGAACTCGTCGTCGGAAATATCTTCAGCGCCGCCGGCTGACGCTGCTGGTGTTGCTGGTGTTGCCGCTTTCGCCGGCGCGGCCGGTTTTGGCGCTGCACCGCGACCATGCAGCTCATCAAGCAATTTCTCAAACTCGTCGTCAGAAATTTCTTCGCCTGCTGCGGCAGTGGGTGCTGCGGCCGGTGCAGGCGCCGCAGCCGGTTTACCGTGCAACTCGTTGAGCAAGGCATCGAATTCATCATCGGAAATGGTGTCGCTGGCCGGCCCAGGTGCTGGCGCCGGAGCGGCAGCTGGCGGAGGTGGAGCGGCGGCAGCTGCACCACCAATCTGACCATCGGCGCAGGCTTGTAATTGCGCAAGAAACGCCGGATCGGCATCGGTTGGCATATTGCCCTGACGCACTTCGTCGAACATGACGTTGACGACATCAAGCACTTGCAACACCAAGTCCATGACGTGCACATCGGCACGCAATTCCTGGTTACGCAGCTTATCGAAAATGTTTTCGCCGAGATGGCAGACTTCAACGAGCGGGCCGAGCTTCAAAAATCCGGCACCACCCTTGACGGTATGAAAACCACGGAAAATCGCGTTCAGTAACGGCAGGTCATCCGGTGTGCGTTCAAGCTGAACGAGTTGCTCCGATAGTTGTTCGAGAATTTCGGAAGCTTCGACCAGAAAGTCCTGCAGGATGTCTTCGTCGGCATCAAACGACATGGCGTTTCCTCAGAATCCCAGACTGGACAACAACGCGTCTACATCGTCCTGACCGTGCACGACATCCTGCCGTTTCTCCGCATCGATAATGGGGCCTTCAACCCCTTTGGTGGTTTCTTTGCCTTTTTCTTTGGCTTCCGAATACTCGTTCATCGTGCCGAACATCTTGATCAGCTCGACGAGGCTGGTCTCGACTTCGGTGACCAGGGATATGACCCGACGAATAACTTGTCCAGTCAGATCCTGGAAGCCTTGGGCCAGCGTGATGTCGTTCAAAATGGCGTGCATCTCATCGAGCTGGCTTTCGGTTTTGTTGAAATGCGCAACGAGGTCATCACAGAGTTTACGAAATTCACCGGGCTGCATTTCGCGCCGGAACAAGCGCTGCATCTGATCGCGAAAATCGACGACACTGCGATTCAAACCGTCGACCATCGGCATGCATTTTTCCAGGCCATCCATCGTCCGGTTGGCCGCTTCTTCGGTCATCGTGATGACGTATTTCAAGCGGTCGCGGGCATCGGGCATGTCCTGGGCAGCGAGATTGGTGATGCGGGTGTCGAGTTGAAATCCCAGCAGCGCTTCGTGCAATTGCCGGGTCAGTTTGCCGACCTCGGTGAACAGATCGCTGTCTTTGCCGCCGCGCATCTGCTCGAGCAATACTTGCGCGCCGACATCATCACCCTGCTCCAGCAGCGCAACCAATTCGCGCGCTTGCACCAGCACGGCGTCTCTCCAGTTTTCCTGTTGTTTTGTGCTCATCGATCCAGCCTTGTTGGTTATCCGATACGCTCAAAGATCTTGCCGATTTTTTCCTCGAGCGTTTGCGCGGTGAAAGGTTTGACGATGTAGCCGTTGACGCCACACTGGGCGGCCTCAACAATCTGTTCGCGCTTGGCTTCGGCGGTCACCATCAACACCGGCAGGGTTTTCAGGTTGTCGTCGGCACGCACCGCTTTCAGTAAATCGATGCCCTGCATGCCCGGCATGTTCCAGTCGGTGATCAGAAAATCGAAGCTGCCGGCTTGCAGCATCGGCAATGCCGTGGCGCCATCATCGGCTTCGGCGGTATTGGTGAAGCCCAAATCGCGAAGCAGATTCTTGATGATTCGCCGCATCGTGGAGAAATCATCGACGATCAGGATTTTCATGTTTTTATCGATTGGCATCGTTAACCTCAGTGACCCAAAAATTCAAATCAGTTCCAGTCTTTCAGCCGACTGCGCAACCGGGCCATGGCCTGATTGCAGATCTGGCAGACGCGCGATTCGCTGACGCCGAGCACCTGCCCTATCTCTTTCAGATTCAGCTCTTCCTCATAGTATAGTGCCAGAACGAGACGCTCCCGTTCTGGCAACTGTTCAATTGCTTCGGCAAGACCCCTCTGGAACGCAGCCTTTTCAAAGCCACGCTCCGGCCCCGGAATTTCGCTGCCTTCAGCCAGGCCACTACCATCTGCCGAAAGCCCGATATCATCAAAGCCATAGACCCCGATGTTCTCGGAATCGGCCAACAGCTGATGATATTCGTCCAGTGTTACACCCAGTTCGCTGGCGATCTCCGGGTCACGGGCGGCGCGCCCCAAGCGCTGCTCAACGGCGCTGACCGCCTGGGAAATGCGCCGGGCATTGCGATGCACCGAGCGCGGCATCCAGTCGTTGCGCCGCACTTCATCGAGCATGGCACCACGAATCCGGATGCCGGCAAAGGTTTCAAAACTGGCGCCTTTGCCCTGTTCAAATTTTTTACTGGCTTCCAATAGGCCAATCATGCCAGCCTGAATCAGGTCGCTGACCTGGACACTGGCCGGCAACCGCGCCATCAAATGATGGGCGATTCGCTTGACCAGTGGCGTGTATTCCAGCAACCACTGTTCTGTCGACGCATTGGTTTCATACATCATCGTCGCGT from Permianibacter aggregans harbors:
- a CDS encoding flagellar motor protein, translating into MDLLALLGLLLGIFAILGGQLWEGGDLVTLLNGPAFLIVVGGTLAATLVQTPWRIFVQSLAQLRWIFLPPKFPFDEGLQRLVNWAATARKEGLLGLEQIVERDEDPFTRKGMGLLVDGGEPHSIRNAMTTEMELHETRQLQAAKVFEAMGGYSPTLGILGAVMGLIQVMHNLSEPALLGSGIAVAFVATIYGVGFANLLFIPVAGRLRSVVLQQSQYREMLIEGIVAIAEGENPRVIESKLAGFVKSS
- a CDS encoding protein phosphatase CheZ, which produces MSTKQQENWRDAVLVQARELVALLEQGDDVGAQVLLEQMRGGKDSDLFTEVGKLTRQLHEALLGFQLDTRITNLAAQDMPDARDRLKYVITMTEEAANRTMDGLEKCMPMVDGLNRSVVDFRDQMQRLFRREMQPGEFRKLCDDLVAHFNKTESQLDEMHAILNDITLAQGFQDLTGQVIRRVISLVTEVETSLVELIKMFGTMNEYSEAKEKGKETTKGVEGPIIDAEKRQDVVHGQDDVDALLSSLGF
- a CDS encoding RNA polymerase sigma factor FliA, with product MYATMMYETNASTEQWLLEYTPLVKRIAHHLMARLPASVQVSDLIQAGMIGLLEASKKFEQGKGASFETFAGIRIRGAMLDEVRRNDWMPRSVHRNARRISQAVSAVEQRLGRAARDPEIASELGVTLDEYHQLLADSENIGVYGFDDIGLSADGSGLAEGSEIPGPERGFEKAAFQRGLAEAIEQLPERERLVLALYYEEELNLKEIGQVLGVSESRVCQICNQAMARLRSRLKDWN
- a CDS encoding chemotaxis protein CheA is translated as MSFDADEDILQDFLVEASEILEQLSEQLVQLERTPDDLPLLNAIFRGFHTVKGGAGFLKLGPLVEVCHLGENIFDKLRNQELRADVHVMDLVLQVLDVVNVMFDEVRQGNMPTDADPAFLAQLQACADGQIGGAAAAAPPPPAAAPAPAPGPASDTISDDEFDALLNELHGKPAAAPAPAAAPTAAAGEEISDDEFEKLLDELHGRGAAPKPAAPAKAATPATPAASAGGAEDISDDEFEKLLDELHGSGKAPGEKAGVAKAEKPAAKKADKKVEKPAEKAAAPTPASELISDNEFEALLDQIHGAGKAPTAAAAPKPVAPVASTAAPAQSAAAANAAMTAATVAQADTTVRVDTKRLDDIMNLVGELVLARNRLLTIANSLGNEELAKAVSNLDLVTSDLQGSVMQTRMQPIKKVFGRFPRVVRDLARSLKKEIDLELVGEETDLDKNMVEALADPLVHLVRNSVDHGIEMPDERVANGKPRLGKIVLSAAQEGDHILLSIRDDGKGMDPSVLKRKAVEKGLLDPDHADRLSDTEAFNLIFMPGFSTKAEVSDISGRGVGMDVVKTRIAQLNGSIMVHSELGQGSIIQIKLPLTLAILPTLMVRLGNQVFALPLASVSEIFHLDLTKTNVVDGQLTVIVRQKALPLFYLEEWLVRGAQRGIRRKEGFVVIVQVGSQRVGFVVDGLIGQQEVVIKPLGKSLQGTPGMAGATITSDGGIALIMDIPALLKHYARRIGN
- a CDS encoding protein-glutamate methylesterase/protein-glutamine glutaminase: MPVRVLVVDDSNFFCQRVVDILNADPEIRVVGVANNGQDAIRKAADLKPDLITMDVEMPVMDGITATRNITANQKVAILMLSSLTYEGARMTLDALNAGAVDFLLKSYEDVQNSSSMTATLLREKVRTIGREFQRKYAGGVARPAPSVKPATPTSPTTTLRPSAPAPAKPVEPARVALRKGTVKLVAIGSSTGGPVALQNVLGALPSSFPVPIVIAQHMPGTFTPAFAQRLDSICQIRVSEARDGDVLQRGHAYLAPGGKQMTLERSGDTVRLRVRDTDARLQYAPCVDVLFGSAAQAVGGAVLAVVMTGMGADGREGSRMLRNKGATIWAQDEASCVVYGMPQAVTAAGISHQSISLPEIGPRMATEV
- the cheY gene encoding chemotaxis response regulator CheY, with the translated sequence MDKNMKILIVDDFSTMRRIIKNLLRDLGFTNTAEADDGATALPMLQAGSFDFLITDWNMPGMQGIDLLKAVRADDNLKTLPVLMVTAEAKREQIVEAAQCGVNGYIVKPFTAQTLEEKIGKIFERIG